The stretch of DNA TCCAGCCGCGGGTCGAGGAAGGAATAGTCGGCGTCAAAGTCGCGCAGTGTCAGCCGGCCTTCCTCCAGCAGACGTTTTGCAATCGGCGTGCCGGCGTACGGCAGAGTGCGGCAGAAGTTGACGACGCTGGCTCCGTCGCCGGCAAACTCTCGGAGAAAGGCGATGTTGTTGCGGACGGTGGCGATCGTTGACCATGGTTCCAGCAGCATGAATCCGAAGTCAAAACTCAGACCCAGATCGCGAAGCACATCACCGGCTTTCAGATGGACCTCCGGGCCAAGATGCTTGTTGAGATTTAATAGATTGTTCGGATCGCCCGATTCGACTCCCATGTAGACGTGTGTGAGCCCGGCTTCGATCAGCGGTTGCAGCGTGTCGTGTGTGACTTCGTCGGAACGGCACGAGATTTTCCATCGCATGTCACGGTGCAATCCGCGAGCAATGACTTCGTCGGAAATGGCATGAGCCCATGATTCGGCGGCGCGGCCTCCCGCGAGAAAGTCGTCGTCCTGCCAGAGGATGACGCGCACTCCGCAGTCGCGATAAAGGTGTTCGAGTTCGTCGGCGATTTTGAACGGATCTCGCCGCCGCCTTCCCTTTGTGCCGTTGGCTTCGTAGAAGGTCACGATCGAACAGAAGGAACAGTTCCACGGGCAGCCTCGTCCGCCGAGAACCGAGGCCGTCGGCAGCGACTGCGACTTGTACGGAATGTTGTCACGATCAGGCCACGGCAGTTCATCCAGATCTTGTCGACCGGGCCGTAGCGGATTCAGGACAGTACGCTTGCCGCTGCGCCAGGCAATTCCGTCCAGATCGCGCCAGTCGTCGCCGTTTCGGATTCGTTCGGCGAGTTCGAAGAGTGTGTCTTCACCTTCGAACCGGACGACGGAATCAAGCCCCGGCATTTCCGTCAGCACGATCTCCGGCTCGAACGATGCGTAGTGCCCTCCGATCGTAATATGACAGTCCGCGCCCGCTCTGCGCAGTTCAGCAATCAGTTCAGCGTACTGCGGAACGAGATACTGAAAGATCAACGAGAAACCGACGATGTGAGGCAGAAAGTCGGCGGCATTGTCCAGCAGCGCGTCTTCGCCCGAGGAGATGGTGACGAACCGCGTTTGATGGCCGCCCTGTTTCAGACGGCTGGACAGGTAGCGCAACCCGAGGTTGTCCTGGTCCTCAAACCCCACCAGCAACACACGGCAAGGTTCGCGGTGAGAGATCATCGTCACTGCCTTTTTTGCAGTTCGGCCTCGATGACGGCAATCGCGTTCTGCAGCCGGCTGATCTGCGATTTCATCTGCACGATGCCGGAGCGAAGAGCACCCGTCGCCAGTTCGTCCTTCGTGCGACCGCGAGCGATCAGTTCTGAAAGCTCATCCGGCCGGCCGGAACGTGTTTCCCGAAGCAGGTTCCGAAGTCGAATCAGGTCAAATGGCACCGGATCGACCACCGGGTTGTTGCGGTCAATGATGCAGCTCAGCAGGTCGGTGACCTCTTCGAAATTCGAACGGAAAACCGGGGAACAAACGTCGGAGGAAGGAACGGTCGCAGCGTGTCGATGATACGTGCACTGCACACCGCACAAAACGGCTGTCCCAGCGTTCTCATCATGCAGTTAACTCAGGACGCCACGCGTCGCGATAATAGTAGAGAGCGCTGAACGCCCCACAGTGCCTGCCGGAACCGAAACCGGCTGAGATCACACTGGCTGCAGTCAGCGTTCGTCATTATAATTCGGAATAGCGGTGCCAGCAGAGACCAGGGCGTTCCACTTCAGTGGCGACAGACTGGTTGTCACGGGTGAATAAACCAGTGCTCCGGCGCCGGATGATTGTTCCAGTTCTGGCTGTATCAGCTCCGCAGCTGGCCCCCGGTCTCGTATTCGTCCAGACCAGAAGGCGGAATGGCGAGTTCGTGGATTCCGATCAGGTTTGCCGACTGGAGCCTTCAAAACGTGGCAACCGAACCTCCCGGCCTCCATCAGGTCAGCGAATTCTCGTCACCAGAATCGCATGCCACGACGGCACCTGCGAATTCACGGTGATCACCAGCGCGTTGATGACCTGCAACGGCCTGCAGTTACGGAATTCACAGAACCGGGCATCAAAATAGGTGGCAGGAATCGCTCAGGCCACCACGCACCGCAGGATCATCGGCGCCCGCTGTCCGTGGAAGTCACGCATCCACGCGGTGCTGAACGTTGATGCATTGTGAAGCGGCTGGCCACCGACCGACGAGCTGAAGGGCATACCATGCCGAAGATGTCGTTGACCAGGTTCGAGGCGTCCGTGGCAATCATCGCCATCTCTGCAATGGTAGCCCTCGCTGACAATGGCCAGATTCCATCGCGAACCGGACAGGCCGTTGTTCACGATCTGAGTTGTGCCAAGAACAGTGCCGTCGCCGGTACCCATCATTCAGCTCCTTTTCGGGAGATTCACCGATGTCTGACGCCCACGTCTTTAGCTTCACCTTCAAGGGACTGTCGCGAAGCACAATCGATGAGCCTGATCGAGATCCGGAACCAGCAGCACGACAACGCCGGCCGGTTCTTTGGCGTCGATTCTCATCAGCGGCCGCG from Planctomycetaceae bacterium encodes:
- a CDS encoding radical SAM protein — protein: MISHREPCRVLLVGFEDQDNLGLRYLSSRLKQGGHQTRFVTISSGEDALLDNAADFLPHIVGFSLIFQYLVPQYAELIAELRRAGADCHITIGGHYASFEPEIVLTEMPGLDSVVRFEGEDTLFELAERIRNGDDWRDLDGIAWRSGKRTVLNPLRPGRQDLDELPWPDRDNIPYKSQSLPTASVLGGRGCPWNCSFCSIVTFYEANGTKGRRRRDPFKIADELEHLYRDCGVRVILWQDDDFLAGGRAAESWAHAISDEVIARGLHRDMRWKISCRSDEVTHDTLQPLIEAGLTHVYMGVESGDPNNLLNLNKHLGPEVHLKAGDVLRDLGLSFDFGFMLLEPWSTIATVRNNIAFLREFAGDGASVVNFCRTLPYAGTPIAKRLLEEGRLTLRDFDADYSFLDPRLDVFYDWALPAFAQRNNGLNGTASLLRRVLFEASLSLPNRPADPEFAPSAKLLASLSNQVLLDTTEAALDHIEATADL